In Ovis canadensis isolate MfBH-ARS-UI-01 breed Bighorn chromosome 3, ARS-UI_OviCan_v2, whole genome shotgun sequence, one DNA window encodes the following:
- the DCN gene encoding decorin — translation MKATIIFLLVAQVSWAGPFQQKGLFDFMLEDEASGIGPEERFHEVPELEPMGPVCPFRCQCHLRVVQCSDLGLEKVPKDLPPDTALLDLQNNKITEIKDGDFKNLKNLHTLILINNKISKISPGAFAPLVKLERLYLSKNQLKELPEKMPKTLQELRVHENEITKVRKSVFNGLNQMIVVELGTNPLKSSGIENGAFQGMKKLSYIRIADTNITTIPQGLPPSLTELHLDGNKITKVDAASLKGLNNLAKLGLSFNSISAVDNGSLANTPHLRELHLNNNKLVKVPGGLADHKYIQVVYLHNNNISAIGSNDFCPPGYNTKKASYSGVSLFSNPVQYWEIQPSTFRCVYVRAAVQLGNYK, via the exons ATGAAGGCAACTATCATCTTCCTCTTGGTTGCACAAGTTTCCTGGGCTGGACCGTTTCAACAGAAAGGCTTATTTGACTTTATGCTGGAAGATGAGGCTTCTGGGATAGGCCCGGAAGAGCGCTTTCATGAGGTTCCTGAATTAGAGCCTATGGGCCCAGTCTGCCCCTTCCGTTGCCAGTGCCATCTGCGAGTTGTCCAGTGTTCTGATCTGG GTCTGGAAAAAGTGCCCAAAGACCTTCCTCCTGATACCGCGCTGCTGGACctgcaaaacaacaaaataactgagatcaaagaTGGAGACTTTAAAAACCTGAAGAACCTTCAT ACACTGATTCTCATCAACAACAAAATTAGCAAAATTAGCCCTGGGGCATTTGCTCCTCTGGTGAAATTGGAACGACTTTATCTTTCCAAGAATCAACTGAAGGAATTGCCAGAGAAAATGCCCAAAACTCTTCAGGAGCTGCGTGTCCATGAGAACGAGATCACCAAAGTGCGAAAGTCTGTGTTCAATGGATTGAACCAGATGATCGTCGTAG AACTTGGCACCAACCCACTGAAGAGCTCAGGCATTGAAAATGGAGCCTTTCAGGGAATGAAGAAGCTCTCCTACATCCGCATTGCTGACACTAATATAACTACCATCCCTCAAG gtcttcctccttcccttactGAATTACATCTCGATGGCAACAAAATCACCAAAGTTGATGCAGCTAGCCTGAAAGGACTGAATAATTTGGCTAA GTTGGGACTGAGTTTCAACAGCATCTCTGCTGTTGACAATGGCTCTTTGGCCAACACTCCTCATTTGAGGGAACTTcatttgaacaacaacaagcttgTCAAAGTGCCCGGTGGGCTGGCCGACCATAAGTACATCCAG GTTGTCTACCTTCACAACAACAATATCTCTGCAATCGGCTCTAACGACTTCTGCCCACCTGGATACAACACCAAAAAGGCTTCTTATTCAGGAGTGAGCCTTttcagcaacccagtccagtattggGAGATCCAGCCATCCACCTTCCGATGTGTCTACGTGCGCGCTGCTGTTCAGCTTGGAAACTACAAGTAG